The following are from one region of the Thermanaerothrix sp. genome:
- a CDS encoding PTS fructose transporter subunit IIB has protein sequence MRFVAVTSCPTGIAHTYMAAEKLSRAAQSRGHEIK, from the coding sequence ATGAGGTTTGTGGCGGTGACGTCGTGTCCTACGGGGATAGCCCACACCTACATGGCGGCGGAGAAGCTCTCCAGGGCCGCCCAGTCCAGGGGGCATGAGATCAAGG